In Sandaracinaceae bacterium, the DNA window ATCCGGCGCAGAGTGATCGCATGACCGACCCGCTCTCTCGCCGGGGCTTCTCGCGCATCGCGCTCGCGGGCGCCGCCTCGCTCTGGCTCCCCTCCGTCGCGCGCGCCGACGTCCCGCCGCCGCTCTCCTCACCCTCGTTCGCGCTCTCCGCCCGGGTGTTCCCGGGCGTGGCGTGTCTGGAGGTGCTGCTCTTCTTGCGCAGCACGGCGTCTCGCGGCGCCGAGGTCCCCGCCCACGGCGTGTGGCTGGCGGGCCACCTCGAGCACGACGGCCAGGTCACGGAGCTCCCGCTCGAGCCGAAGCGCGACCGGCCCCCCATGCCCCGCTCGGGGCCCGTGGTCACACGTCGCGTCTTCGTGCCGACCGAGGAGGCGGTCCGCTACGGCGCCTTCGTCGCGCCCGGCGTCGCAGCGCCTCGGGGCGCCCTCGTACGGCTGCGGGTCCGGACGGTGCGCTTCCATCGCGCCTCGCACGCCGACGCGCGGGCCCTCGAAGCGCTGGACGGCCGCGAGCTCGAGGCGCGGGTGCGTCGGCGGTCGTGATCGAGGCGGCCGTGAACGCGCAGGCGGCGTGGATCCTCGGGCCTGCTCACCTCGACGCGCTCGACGTGGACGGCCGTCCCCTCGGCGAGCGGGCCTCGGCTCGCTACGGGGAGGCGGAGCGGCGGGAGAAGGTCCGCTCGTTCGGCGACGCCCGCGACGCCACCGGGCTGCCCTGCAACCACGCCGCGCTCGCGCAGCTGCGCGGCGCGTGGACGGAGATCCTCGCGTGGCTGCGCGACCTCGACGCCGACCGCCCCGCGACGGTCGAGCGCATGCACCGGCGAGCCTTCACCGCGGTGGCCCAGGCGCCGCTCCTGGCGTTGCGAGAGGGGCGCGTATCCGTGTTCTCGGCCGCCCTCTTCAAGACCGCGCTCGGGTTCTCGGACCTGCTCGCGAGGCTGCTCCTCGAAGGGCGGGTCGATGCCACCGACCCACCTCCGTCCGTCGAGGCGCTCGACGCGTGGCTCGACGCCGAGCCGTGGCTGGTGGGCGAACGACAGGTCTGCGCGGGCTCGCGTGAGCAGATCCGCGCCGCGTGGCGGGCGCTCGCGGAGACCGGGAGATCCCCTCACGCCGATCCCGATGTCGACGCCTTGCTGGAGCTGGCCGCGCTCCAGGTCGCGGCGGCGGGGGCGGCCCGCGCGCTCCTCCGGGAGGCGCGCCCCGATGACAGCCTCTCCGCTCGCCTCTATCTCGCCGAGGCTCCTCCGAGGCTGGTGCGCTCGCTGCTCCAGGTCGAAGGCGCGGGCCCTGTCCACGCGGCGCTCCTCTTCGCCGATCCGCCGCCGAGCCTGCGCGCGTTCCTGGCCGCGCTCCCGGACCCGGCGGACCCCATGGCGCTGACGGCCGTCGACGCGGCGCTCGTCGCCTGTTCTGCCGATCCGCTCGCGCGCCTCACACGTTCAGGGCTTCGCGCACCGCCGCCGCGGCCCGTCGGCTGACGGGGATGCGCTCCCCGCTCGCGAGCACCACCGCGCCGCCCTCCGCGGTGTCGTAGGCCCGGACCGCGTCCCGTCGCACGAGCGCGCCGCGGTTGACCCGCAAGAAGCCGAAGGGCGCGAGGCGGGCCTCGAGCGCGTCGAGGCTCTCGCGCAAGAGCAGCTCCTCGTCGCCCACGCGGAACACGAGGTACTTCTGATCGGCGATGAAGCTCTCCACCTCTCGCGCGTCGACGAAGCGCTTCAGCGATCCCGCGGTCACCACCAGCCGCCACGGCTCTTGCTCCGCGGCGGCGCGGCGCACGCGGACCTTCTCCAGCGCGCGCTCCAGCCGCTCGCGGCTGATCGGCTTGAGCAGGTAGTCGTGCGCGTCGGCTTCGAACGCGTCGAGCGCGTGGTGAGGGTGAGCGGTGGTGAAGATCACGGGAGGCACCCCCGGCGTCTCCGCGACCGCGAGGCCGTCGAGCCCGGGCATGTCGATGTCGAGCAGCATCACGTCCGGCGCGAGCGCCTCGGCCTGCGCGAGCGCCTCGTTGCCGTTCGCGGCCTCCCCCGCGACCTCGACGCCCTCGATCCGGCCGAGCAGACGCACCAGGCGGCTCCGCGCGATCGGCTCGTCGTCGACGATCAGGATCCTCACCCCCGCGCCGCCTCCGGAAGGGTGATGGCGCACAGGTAGCCGCCTCCCGCGCCGGGGCCACACCG includes these proteins:
- a CDS encoding LytTR family DNA-binding domain-containing protein, with product MRILIVDDEPIARSRLVRLLGRIEGVEVAGEAANGNEALAQAEALAPDVMLLDIDMPGLDGLAVAETPGVPPVIFTTAHPHHALDAFEADAHDYLLKPISRERLERALEKVRVRRAAAEQEPWRLVVTAGSLKRFVDAREVESFIADQKYLVFRVGDEELLLRESLDALEARLAPFGFLRVNRGALVRRDAVRAYDTAEGGAVVLASGERIPVSRRAAAAVREALNV